From Micromonospora echinospora:
CTGACCTGGCTGCCGGTCACCAAAGGCGATCCGGCACCGGTGCGGCGGACGATGCACGCGATCATGGACGACTCCTGGCGCACCTACGAGCGCTACACCGCCCCGCTCGGCGTCGGCTTCATGGTGCGGCCCGGCCACCACTACGGCCCGGACGTGGACGGCTACGAGTACACCCCGTGGGGCACGTACCACTTCGCCGACCGCGACGGCGTCGGGGTGGACCGCACCCGGGCGACCGGGACCGGCTTCACCGACCAGTACCCACCGCCGTGGTCGGAGGTGTACGAGTCACGCGAGCGCTGCCCCGACGAACTGCTGTTGTTCTTCCATCACGTCCCGTACCGGCACGTGCTGCACAGCGGCCGTACCGTGATCCAGCACATCTACGACACCCACTTCGCCGGGGTCGAGGAGGTGGCGGCGATGCGGGAGCGGTGGCGGCTCGTCGCCGGGGCGGTCGACCCGGCCGTCCACGACCGGGTGGCCGAGCGCCTCGACGAACAGTTCCGCAGCGCCGTCGAGTGGCGGGACCAGATCAACACCTACTTCTTCCGCAAGTCCGGGGTGCCGGACGCGCACGGTCGCCGCATCCACTGAACCGGCGCGTTCACCAGGGGTGCACGGTGCCGTCCGTCAGCCGGTTCACCGGCAGGTAGGCCGGCGCGTACGGGTAGCGGGCCGCGGCCTGTTCGTCGATGTCCACCCCGAGCCCCGGGGTCTCGGCCGGATGCAGGTAGCCGCCGTCGTAGTGGTAGCCGTGCGGGAACACCTCGTCGGTCGCCTCGGTGTGCCGCATGTACTCCTGCAGGCCGAAGTTGGGGATGGCGAGGTCCAGGTGCAGCGCGGCGGCCATGCAGACCGGGGACAGGTCGGTGGCTCCGTGCGAGCCGCTGCGCACGTGGTGCAGCGCGGCGAGGTCGAAGATGCGTCGCAGGTGGGTGATCCCGCCGGCGTGGACCACAGTGGTACGGACGTAGTCGATGAGCTGTTCCCGGATGAGCTGGGCGGCGTCCCAGATGCTGCTGAAGACCTCGCCGACGGCGATCGGCGTGGTGGTGTGCGAGCGGATGAGCCGGAAACCCTCCTGCAGGTCCGCCGGGACGGGATCCTCCATCCAGGTCAACGCGTACGGCTCCAGGCTCTTGCCGAGGCGCGCCGCCTCGATCGGGGTGAGCCGGTGGTGCACGTCGTGCAGCAGCCGGAGGGTGGGCCCGAACTCCTCCCGGACCCGGGCGAACACACTCGGCACGTGGGCCAGGTACGCCTCCGTCGACCAGGCCGTCTCGGTCGGCAACGCGGCGTCGGCGGGCTCGTAGAACATCTTGTCGGCGCTGACGCCGTACGTCCGGGGCAGGCCGGGCACGCCGCACTGCACCCGCACCGCGCGGTAGCCGAGGTCGACGAAACGGGCGACCTCGGTCAGCACCTCGTCGACCGTCTCGCCGTTGGCGTGTCCGTACACTGTCACGCCCTCGCGGGACCGGCCGCCGAGCAACTGGTAGACAGGCAGCCCGGCGACCTTGCCCTTGATGTCCCACAACGCGGTGTCCACGGCGGCGACGGCGCTCATCGTGACCGGCCCGCGCCGCCAGTACGACCCCTGGTAGAGGTACTGCCAGGTGTCCTCGATCCGGGCCGGGTCGCGCCCGATCAGCAGCGGCACCACGTGGTCGCGCAGGTAGGACGCGACGGCCAACTCCCGGCCGTTGAGGGTGGCGTCACCGACACCGGTGACTCCCTCGTCCGTGACGACCTTCAGGGTCACGAAGTTCCGGCCGGGGCAGGTCACGATCACCCGGGCATCGACGATTCTCATCCGGTCTCCCCTGCGGTCCGCGCGCCGGTCACCGCAGAATTATCCATCACCGTCGATCTGCCGGGCGCCCCGGTGCCCGCCGGTCAAGCCGGTTCGGGTACGCCCCCGGGCTCCCCGTCGTCGGGCATCGGCTCGACCGGCGCCTCGGGCAGTTCGCCGGGCGTGTCCGGGAGGAGTTCACCGGGGTCGTCCGGCACGTCCTCACGCGGGTCGATCGGCGGGTACAGCTCGGGATCGAGGTCGGGGTTGGTCATCGGCCCAGTATCCGACGCCACCGCCCGGACCGCCCGCCGAGCGCTCCGGCCCTTTCCCGCTCCGCCTTACGCATCGTCACGGGCTCTCAGCGTCGCCGGCCGCCGGCGTGGACGACCGGTCCGCCGGCTTGCGCAACCACAGCCACACCCCCGCCGACAGGCACGCCGCGCCCCCGATCGCGACCGCTGTCTCGGCCAGTTCGGAGAGATCGTCGAGGAACGGGAAGGTGTGGGTGGCCGCCATCGCCAGCAGCCCGATCAGCAACAGGAGGCCGGCGGCGATCCGCTGGAGAATCATGCGCTTCATTGGATCACGACGCTGCCACAGTCCCGCGGGGCGGGGAGCCGGTCAACGGCGGAAGGGTCCGGCGACGCAGTAGGTGATGCCGCCGGAGGACGAGCCGGTCGTGCCGCGCTGCGACGAGAAGTACAACCGGTGATGTCCCGCCCCCGCCGCTACGGACGCAGATCCGTCCTCGCCTTCCCGGTCGAGGGGTCGTACGGGTAGGAGAGGTGCTGGTGGGTCATCAGCCAGGCCCCGCCGCGTCGCTGGAAGACCCGGGTCCCCCGGGACCAGCTCTCGATCGGCGGACCACCGCTCGGGCTGACCGAGACGCGATTGAGGCCCCACGCGACGGCGAGGTCGCCGTCGACCAGGATCGTCAGGTCGGGCACGTCCCAGGCGACTGATCCGTCACCCGACGCCGCCAGGCCCGCCGCGCAGACCTCGCGGACCGCGTTCGCGCCGACGTATCGCAGCGGCTGGTCGTGCTCGTACGAGATCACGTCATCGGCGACGGCATCCATCAGGGCATCGAGGTCCTTGGCCGCGGTGCCGTCGAACCAGCGCCGGTGGAGCCGGCGCACCTCCGCCTCGGCGGCGGCCACGTCTGGAGCCGGCTCGGCGGTACCGACGAGCGGGAAGGAGTGGTGTTCGTGGGTGACGACCCATCGGCCCTCCCGCCTACACAGGCCGAAGGTCACCCGCAGGCGGTTCTCCGGATCCGCGGCGAAGTCGGCCGGCGTGCCGCAACGCAGGAGCGCGTACGCGAAGGCCACGTCCTCGCCGGCCTCGACGTCCAGCGACTCGACCTCGAACGACGCGCCCTGCGCCTGCCATCCGAAGAACGGCGGCCAGATCTCCCGGTAGGCGTCCAACCCGCGCACGCCCTCGTACGGCGGCGGCACGTCGAACATCACCATGTCCTCGGCATGGTCGGCCAGGACTCCGTCGAGGCTCCCCTCGTGAACCGCGGCGGCCCAGCGCTCGACCAGGGCGCGGATCTGTTCTTCGTTGCTCGGCATGTCGGCTCTGCCCTTCCTGGCTGGTGAACCCGTCAGGACTACAACCCCGGCCGAACCGCTAACTCATCGCCTCCGCGCGAACTTTCCGGCAGCCGGTCCGGTAGGTCGAAGGCAGGCAGGCGCGCGTCGAGGAACGAGACGACCTCGGCCACCCGGTGCCCCCGCAGCACGAGCAGGTCCAGCCCCGCCGGCAGGTAGGCGGCAGCCGCGTCGTTCCACAGGTACGTCCCGAAGGCGAGTTGCCCGTTGGCACTCGTCGGCAGGAACCGCCACCTCCGCCCAGCCGTCACCTCGGCCAGGAAACCGCGGAGCTGTTCGTGGCCCTCGTACCAGACGGTCAGCGGCGGCATCGAGTACCGCGCGTCCTCCGTCAGCATCGCCACGATCGTCTCGACGTCACCGGACTCCCACGCCGCGGCGTACCGCCTGGCCACCTCCCGCTGCCCCGCGTCGCCCAGTTCGGCGAGGATCCGCCGCTGGCTGCCGGACGGCGTCAGCCCGGCGACGATCCGGCGGGCCCGCTGCATCGCGCTGTTGACCGCGGCGACGGTGGTGACCAGCATCCCGGCGGTCTCCTCGGCGGAGTAACCGAGAACGTCACGCAGCAGCAGAACGGCACGTTGCCGCGGCGGCAGGTGCTGCAACGCGGCGACGAACGCGAGTTCCATGGTCTCCCGCGCGATCGCGCGAGTCTCCGGATCCGATTCGACGGACCGGACCGCAAGGCGGTCCGGATACGGTTCGAGCCAGCTCACCTCGGCCCGGGACATGCTCTCGGCAGTGAAATCGGTGGGCAGTTCACGCCGCCCGCGCGCGCCGAGGAGAGACAGGGCGCGGTTGGTGGCGATCCGGTAGAGCCACGGGCGGATCGACATGTGACCCTCGAACCTGTCGACGGCCCGCCATGCCCGGTCCATGGTGTCCTGGACCGCGTCCTCCGCGTCGTGAAAGGAACCGAGCATCCGGTAGCAGTGCGCACGGAGTTCGTCCCGCAGGGGTTCGACCAGGCGACTGAAGGCCGCGCCGTCGCCCGCGCGCGCCGCCGCCAGCATCCTCGCCGTCGCGTCCTCGCCCGACGGACCCGTTTCCGCCAATGGTTCGGCCTGACTCACCCGGCTCAATCTACTGCCCTGCAGCGCCCGGACCGGGAAGGAAACGAAGCTCGTCGATTCCTTGACACCCCAGATGCGATCGCCAACACTTGTCTGCAATGCGCACGTAACAACCAGAAGACATGTGTCTGCCTCGACGCAACGCGCCGGAGCTGCTCGGGCGGCACGTCAACGACGCCAAGACCGCGAAGCTCTTGGTTGTGCATGAATCAGCGATGTTAGCGCTAACAGAGCTGGCGTCCGGGGAGGACTTCACGCTGCCGCACCACGGCGGGCGGCGACGGCTTCGGGCGATCAGTCCGATGTCCGAACCCAGAGAGGCCAGATCAGTGATTGACCACCTCTTGACGCGGAGCACCCGGTCGTTACGCCGGCCGCTGATCGTGCTGGTGGCCGCGATGACGGCGATGGTTGGCGGCGTTGTCGTCATGTCGTCGCCGGCCATTGCCGCCACCAACCAGTTCCGCGGCATGAACTGGGCCGTGCTGGGTGACAACTTCAGCACCGGCCCCCTCGTCGTGCAGGGCCTGAGTTCCTCCGACAGCAACGCGACGGTACGGGCCAAGGCCAACGCCCTCTATGACGACATGGCTTCCACCATGGGGGTCAACACCGTCCGGCTGCCCATCAACACCCACACGGTCGGGACGGCGTGGTGGGACGCCTACCGAGGCGCCATCGACGCCGCCACCGCCCGCGGGTTCAAGGTCATCCTCGCCTACTGGGAGGACGGTGCCGCCTCCGGCGGCAGGATCACGAACCTCGCCGCGTGGAACGCGATGTGGTCCACGGTGACCAACACGTACGGCTCGAACCCCAACGTCTACTTCGAGCCGATGAACGAGCCGCACGGTTACAGCTCGACGGAGTGGCGCAACGTCGCGGCCAACTGGCTCAGCTACCACTACTCGGCGGTGCCCGGCCGGGTGCTCATCGGCGGCACCGGGTTCAGCCAGGACCTGCGGGACATCTGCAACGACACCCGCTTCGCCTCGACGCTGCTGTCCTTCCACCACTACGCCTTCTTCTACGGCGAGATGACCTACGACGCCTTCCGGAGCCACATCCAGACCCGCCTCGGCAACTGCGCCGGCCGGGCCGTCGCCACCGAGTTCGGCGCGCCCATGAACGACGGCCGCAACTACGCCGACGCGAACAGCACCGACAACTTCGTGCGCCACATCCGCGCCATGGCCCAGGTCATGCGCGACAACCGGATGGGCGGCACCTACTGGCCCGCCCTCGGCGGAAAGCCCGGCACCATCGGCTACGACTGGTACTCGATGTACTCGCTCAGCGGTAGCGGCACCGACCTCAACCTGACCGTCCGCAACACCTCCGGCGCCGACCAGATCCGGTATGCCTGGGGTGACACCATCGGCGGCGGCCCCACGACGCCGCCGCCGTCGACTGACACGTTCTACCGGGTCGTCGTGCGGCACAGTGGAAAGGCCATGGACGTCCAGGCGCCGAACACCGAGAACGGCTCGCGCGTCGGCCAGTACACGTACAACGGCAATACGTGGCAGCAGTGGCAGTTCCAGGACGCCGGCAGCGGCTACTGGCGACTCGTCAGCCGCAACAGCGGGAAGTGCCTCGACGTGGTGAGCGCGTCCACCGCCGACGGTGCCGAGCTGATCCAGTACACCTGTGGCACCGGCAGCAATCAGCAGTTCCAGATGGTCGCCAACGGCAGCTACTTCCAGCTCCGGGCACGACACAGCGGCAAGTGCGTGGACGTACCGGCCGCATCGACCGCAGACGGAGTGGTCCTCAAGCAGTACACGTGCAACACCGGCGCCAACCAGCAGTGGTCGCGTACGACCGTCTGACGAGCCCTTCCGGCCGCTGCCGGAAAAACGGGCCGGGTCGAGCAGGCCCACCGGCCACGGTCACCAGCCTGCCGCCCGCCGAGGATGCACGGCGGGCGGCGGTGCGCAGCCGGTGCCGGTCACCGGCGCAGGTGGCCGATGCCGTGCTGGTCGAGCCAGGCAACCGTCCGCGGCACGAACGTCGGCGCTCCCGAGCCGGCGCTGACGTCGGTGGCGACCAGCGGTACCTGGGCGGCGACCGGGAGCAGGGTGGACCGCCAGCAGGCCGGCGTGGCGCAGGCCGAGCGGTCGTCGACGCGCCAGGCCGCTGCCACGCTGCGACCGTCCGGGTCGGCCGGGCGGTACTCCAGCCACCGGCGCAGGTCGTTGCCGCCGTCGATCCCGGCGGCGAGGACCAGGTTGAACGAGCCCCGGACGCGAAGCAGGCGGATCTGCTCCTGCACGCCGAAGTTCGGCAGGCCGGCGCCGGCGCACTCGGTACCGCCGTCGCGCCAGCAGGTCCAGACCGCCGCGGGGTCAGTGCCGCCGGCCGCAGGGAAGTCGTAGGGCGAGATGTCGAAGACCACGGCGTTGTCGTCGCCGAACACCTCCGCCGCCGCGCTCCAGAAAGAACGGGTGGCGAGAATGTCGCTCTGGCGCAGCGACACAACGGGTGTGATGCCGGCCCGGACGAGCCGGTCGACGTACAAAGCCGCCTCGTCGAGGTAACCGACGCGGTTCTGCCTGTCGGCAGCGCTGCCGGTGTAGACGTAGCAGGCGTCGCTCAGCACGACCCGCACCGCGTTGACGCCGCGGGCCCGTAGCGCGCCCACGGACGCGTCGTCGACCGGGCCGTCCCAGCGGATCGGTCCCCACGCGCACTCGCCGGGCGCGGCCGACCTGATGATTCCGCGTGGCCGGTACGGCCTCGGGTCGGCGGTGACGGTGAGGATGCGGTTGCCGAATGCCTTCAGCGCGGGTGCGGCACCTGGTGCCTGCGGCGGGAGCACCCGGATGCCGCGGACCTCGGCGGTGGCCTGGGCACCGCCGCTGTCGTAGGCGGTGGCGGTCACGCGGGTACCGCTGTTCGGCGGCACGCCGCGCCAGTCGAACGCGTACGGCGCGGTGGTGTCCACGGCGAGCAGCCTGCCGCGCTCCCGGAACTCGACCCGCTCGATCCGCCGGCCGGCCGCCGCCGTGGCCTCCGCACGGATCGGGATGACGCCCGGCGCGGCGAAGAAGTCGTTGGGCAGGGGCGAGGTGAGCGCCACCGACGGCCCGCCCGGCAGCGGGCTGGGCAGCGGGCTCCCCGAGGCCGCCGGCGACGAGCCGGTCGGGCTGGCGACGTCCGCGT
This genomic window contains:
- the manD gene encoding D-mannonate dehydratase ManD, with product MRIVDARVIVTCPGRNFVTLKVVTDEGVTGVGDATLNGRELAVASYLRDHVVPLLIGRDPARIEDTWQYLYQGSYWRRGPVTMSAVAAVDTALWDIKGKVAGLPVYQLLGGRSREGVTVYGHANGETVDEVLTEVARFVDLGYRAVRVQCGVPGLPRTYGVSADKMFYEPADAALPTETAWSTEAYLAHVPSVFARVREEFGPTLRLLHDVHHRLTPIEAARLGKSLEPYALTWMEDPVPADLQEGFRLIRSHTTTPIAVGEVFSSIWDAAQLIREQLIDYVRTTVVHAGGITHLRRIFDLAALHHVRSGSHGATDLSPVCMAAALHLDLAIPNFGLQEYMRHTEATDEVFPHGYHYDGGYLHPAETPGLGVDIDEQAAARYPYAPAYLPVNRLTDGTVHPW
- a CDS encoding nuclear transport factor 2 family protein produces the protein MPSNEEQIRALVERWAAAVHEGSLDGVLADHAEDMVMFDVPPPYEGVRGLDAYREIWPPFFGWQAQGASFEVESLDVEAGEDVAFAYALLRCGTPADFAADPENRLRVTFGLCRREGRWVVTHEHHSFPLVGTAEPAPDVAAAEAEVRRLHRRWFDGTAAKDLDALMDAVADDVISYEHDQPLRYVGANAVREVCAAGLAASGDGSVAWDVPDLTILVDGDLAVAWGLNRVSVSPSGGPPIESWSRGTRVFQRRGGAWLMTHQHLSYPYDPSTGKARTDLRP
- a CDS encoding sigma-70 family RNA polymerase sigma factor, which encodes MLAAARAGDGAAFSRLVEPLRDELRAHCYRMLGSFHDAEDAVQDTMDRAWRAVDRFEGHMSIRPWLYRIATNRALSLLGARGRRELPTDFTAESMSRAEVSWLEPYPDRLAVRSVESDPETRAIARETMELAFVAALQHLPPRQRAVLLLRDVLGYSAEETAGMLVTTVAAVNSAMQRARRIVAGLTPSGSQRRILAELGDAGQREVARRYAAAWESGDVETIVAMLTEDARYSMPPLTVWYEGHEQLRGFLAEVTAGRRWRFLPTSANGQLAFGTYLWNDAAAAYLPAGLDLLVLRGHRVAEVVSFLDARLPAFDLPDRLPESSRGGDELAVRPGL
- a CDS encoding RICIN domain-containing protein, producing the protein MTAMVGGVVVMSSPAIAATNQFRGMNWAVLGDNFSTGPLVVQGLSSSDSNATVRAKANALYDDMASTMGVNTVRLPINTHTVGTAWWDAYRGAIDAATARGFKVILAYWEDGAASGGRITNLAAWNAMWSTVTNTYGSNPNVYFEPMNEPHGYSSTEWRNVAANWLSYHYSAVPGRVLIGGTGFSQDLRDICNDTRFASTLLSFHHYAFFYGEMTYDAFRSHIQTRLGNCAGRAVATEFGAPMNDGRNYADANSTDNFVRHIRAMAQVMRDNRMGGTYWPALGGKPGTIGYDWYSMYSLSGSGTDLNLTVRNTSGADQIRYAWGDTIGGGPTTPPPSTDTFYRVVVRHSGKAMDVQAPNTENGSRVGQYTYNGNTWQQWQFQDAGSGYWRLVSRNSGKCLDVVSASTADGAELIQYTCGTGSNQQFQMVANGSYFQLRARHSGKCVDVPAASTADGVVLKQYTCNTGANQQWSRTTV
- a CDS encoding Ig-like domain-containing protein, with the protein product MMRRRIFALATVAAVVVGGAMTMVLRPAYAATACTVDYKITREWSSGFWAELTVTNLGSPVTDWWLRFRQANGQTITMGLDRLPDGYTLGSGEMYPVTMLRPPAGSTLPTGASVTVRFGGNYRGADPEPTDWLLSGQPCNADVASPTGSSPAASGSPLPSPLPGGPSVALTSPLPNDFFAAPGVIPIRAEATAAAGRRIERVEFRERGRLLAVDTTAPYAFDWRGVPPNSGTRVTATAYDSGGAQATAEVRGIRVLPPQAPGAAPALKAFGNRILTVTADPRPYRPRGIIRSAAPGECAWGPIRWDGPVDDASVGALRARGVNAVRVVLSDACYVYTGSAADRQNRVGYLDEAALYVDRLVRAGITPVVSLRQSDILATRSFWSAAAEVFGDDNAVVFDISPYDFPAAGGTDPAAVWTCWRDGGTECAGAGLPNFGVQEQIRLLRVRGSFNLVLAAGIDGGNDLRRWLEYRPADPDGRSVAAAWRVDDRSACATPACWRSTLLPVAAQVPLVATDVSAGSGAPTFVPRTVAWLDQHGIGHLRR